One Streptomyces umbrinus genomic window, GCTCTCGCGTACGCCTGGTTCCAGCAGACGAAGACCGACGGCGACATCTACGCGTCGATGCTGCGCTCCGTCCACGACGACGCGATCTCCGACGCCCTCGACGAACTCCTGCGCGGCACGCGGGTGGTGGGCGTGATGGGCGGCCACGCACTCGGGCGCGGCACGGAGGCCTACACCGGCGCGGTCCGGCTCGGGCGCGCGCTCGCGCGCGGCGGGTTCACGGTGGCGACGGGCGGCGGCCCCGGCGCGATGGAGGCGGCGAACCTCGGCGCGTACGCGGCCCCGTACGACGACACCATGCTGCACGAGGCGTGCGAACTCCTCGCGAAGTCACCGTCGTTCGTGCCGTCGGTGACCGACTGGGCGCGCGCCGCCTTCGAGGTGCGCACGCGCTGGCCGAAGGGCAACACCTCTGTCGGCATCCCCACTTGGTTCTACGGGCACGAGCCGCCGAACGCCTTCGCCTCCCACATCGCCAAGTACTTCGCCAACGCCACTCGCGAGGACGGCCTGCTGGCCCGTTCGAACGCGGGTGTGGTGTTCCTGCCCGGAGCCGCCGGCACGGTCCAGGAGATCTTCGACAACGCGACCCCCAACTACTACGAGTCCCGCGGCGAACCCACCCCGATGGTGCTGGTGAACCGCGCGCACTGGACGGAGCGACTGCCCACCTGGCCCCTGCTCCAGGCGCTCGCCCGCGACCGCTCGATGGAGTCCCGGATCGCGCTGGTGGACCGGATCGAGGAGGCACCGGAGGCGCTCATCCGCTTGGCGCATGTAAATGAAAGCTAAAGCCGAGGGTCAAGACGGACAGACGGATTGACAACCCGAGACGTGGGCCAATAAACCTGTGAGGCGTCTGGGATTGCTGTTTCTTCGCAGCCAATCCCCCACCCCCCTCGTTTGTGCATCCCGTGAAGGGCAATCGTGTCCATATCTCGCCGTACCGCACGTTCCGTGCGCATTCTCGGAGTTGCCTCCGCCTCGGCCGCGCTCACGCTCGGCCTCGCCGGCAACGCGCTCGCCTGCAACATCAGTGAGTTCTCGGCCGTCGCCAAGTGCGACGGCGCCAAGGGTGTCATCAGCGTCACCGACAAGGACCCGACCGGCGTCGCAGCCACGGTCACGGTCTTCCTCGAGTCCAACGGCGCGGACGAGAAGCTCGTCGGCACCCAGGAGGTCAAGGGCTCCCGCGAGGGCGTGACCATCGACTTCTCGGAGGACTGGAAGCCGAACGCGGAGTACCGGATCCACGTCAAGGCCGGCAAGCAGGTCGACGAGGACATCAAGCCGAACCTCGTCACCCCGTCCGAGGCCTGCAAGTCCAAGGAGCCGTCGACGCCTTCGGCCACCCCGTCCCCGTCCGACGAGCCCTCCTCGCCGGTCACCGCGAAGCCCGAGTCCCCGGCGCCCTCGGAGTCGGAGAGCACCCCGCCCGCCTCGGCCGGCGGCAGCACCCCGTCCCCCGCGGGCGGCGACTCGAACCTCGCCGAGACCGGCTCCAGCTCCAACACCGGCGCGATCGCCGGCATAGCGGCCGCGCTCGTGGCGGCCGGCGCCGGCGTCATGTTCGCCCTCCGCCGCCGCGGCGCGACGAACGGCCGCTGAGCACCACCCGGTTCCACCAGGCGTGGCCCGCCCCCTCGTGAGGAGGCGGGCCACCGCCCTTCAGGGGCGCGGGGAACTGCGCGAGCAACCCAAGGCGGGCGCCGGCACGTAGCAACGGTGGCCGGCACCGCTTTCAGGGGCGCGGGGAACTGCGCGACCAGCCCCCACCGGCCCGCAGACGCACAAATCCGCCGACTAACCGAACGTGGCCCGCTCCAGCCAGAAGTCCAGCAACTCCCGCTCCCCCAGAACCTCCAACCCCCCACCGTCCGGCGCCATCCGGCGATAAAAGGCAAGCATCACCTCGGTGAGCGGCCCCCGCAACGCAACCGTCGCCTTCTCGTGCCCACGCCGCCAGTCGATCCCCTCGTCCTCGAACTCGATGAGCCACTCGGCATCCAGCCCGGGCTCGGCGTCGGTGGCGTGGAGATGGATACTGCGCCCCACCCCGCGCAGCTCCCGCGCGGCATCGCTGGGGTACTTCTCCTGCGCGAACCGCACGATCTGCAGCCACTCGTCGATCGCGTCGGCGGCGAACGCCGGCGCCACCTCGTACGTCACGCCGACGGCGATCGCCGCGTCGGCCCGATGGACCACCGTCTCGTGGGTCATGCGCCGCGCCCAGAACCCGGCCGTGTGCTCCCAGGCCCAGGACCAGGCGGCGGCGTCGGCCCCGGCGGTGCGAAAGGTCTCGGCGGCCTGCTCGGCACCCTCCGCGAGCCAGGCGTCCAGCGCGGCGGGGTCGTCGCCCTCCGGCCCCCCGACGTCGGCCACGTCCTCGATCGGCACGCTCTTCGTCGCCCGCGTCCGCACGATGTGCTCGGCCCAGCGATGCGCCTCGCCCACATGCACGGCGAGCTGCCGCAGCGTCCAGTCAGGACAGGTCGGTACGGTCGCGCCGAGATCGACTCCGGCGAGATGCGACCTCAACAGCGCGGTCTGCCCGACGATTTCGCCGCAGTAGCGGTCGTGCCCGAGTTGCGTCATAAGCCGCACCCTAGGCTCCCCAGGGTCCCCCAAGTACGACAATTTCCGCCGCGTCGAACGCCACCCCGACCTCGTCCCCCGCCTCCGGCGCGTCCCGCAGCGCACACGCCGCCTCCAGCCACGGCGCGCCCTCGGGCTGCAGGCGTACGGCGACATGGGTGCCTCGGAACGTCCGCGCGGCCACCGTGCAGCGCAGCCCATCGGCCGCCGGTACGAGGCGTACGCCCCCGGGCCTGACGAGCAGGTCGGCCTCGCCCTGTGGCGCGTCCGAGGGCACCGGCAGCTTGCCCCAGGGCGTGTCCGCGGCCTCCCCGCTGACGGTCGCCGCGGTCACGTTCTCGAAGCCGAGGAAGCGGGCCACGAACGCGTCGGCCGGGCGCTGCCAGACCTCAAGTGGCGTACCGGACTGGGCGATCCGGCCGTCCCGCATCACGACGACCCGGTCGGCGAGCGCGAACGCCTCACCCTGGTCGTGGGTCACCGCGAGCACGGTCGTACCCAACTCACCGAACAGCTCCCGGAGTTCGACCACCAGCCGCTCACGCAGCGAGCGGTCCAGCTGGCCGAGGGGTTCGTCGAGCATGAGCAGCCGGGGGCGGGGCGCGAGGGCCCGGGCGAGCGCGACGCGCTGCTGTTCACCACCGGAGAGGGAGGCGACGGCCCGCTCACGGGCTCCGGGCAACCCCACCAGATCCAGCAACTCCCGCACACGTACGGCCTGTTGGTCCTTCGACTCGCCGTGCATCCGCAGCCCGAAGGTCACATTGCCGCCCACGTCGCGCTGCGGGAACAGCTGGTGGTCCTGGAACATCAGGCCGACACCCCGCTTGTGCGCGGGCACGCCGTGGAGGTCGCGGCCGTCCAGGAACACCCGTCCCTCGTCCAGAGGTTGGAGCCCCGCGACCGCCCGCAGCAGGGTCGACTTGCCGCTGCCGCTGGGCCCGAGCACGCACACGATCTCGTGCTCGGCGACATCGAGCCCGACGGAGTCGAGCACGGCCCGCCCACCGAAACGTACGGTCGCACCGACGAGTTCGAGCTTTGCGTCGCGCATGGTCAGAACTCCCCGGTCCGGTCGGTGCGAAGGCGTTCGAGAACGAGCAGCGCCACCGCGCACACCACCATCAAGATCGTCGAAAGTGCCATGGCCTGCCCGTAGTTGAGCTCTCCGGCCCGCCCGAGCAGCCGTGCCACGGCGACCGGCAGTGTCGGGTTGTCGGGCCGCGCGATGAAGACGGTCGCGCCGAACTCACCCAGCGACACGGCGAAGGCGAACCCGGCCGCGATCAGCAGCGCCCGCCGCACCATCGGCAGATCGACCTCGCGCCACACCCGCCACGGCGAGGCCCCGAGCACCGCCGCCGCCTCGCGCAGGCGTCCGTCCACCGCCCGCAGCACGGGCAGCATGGTCCGTACGACGAAGGGGACGCCCACCAGCGCCTGCGCGAGCGGCACGAGGATCCAGGTGCTCCGGAGGTCCAGCGGCGGCTCGTCGAGCGCGATGAGGAAGCCGAACCCGACGGTCACGGCGGAGACGCCGAGCGGCAGCATCAGCAGGGCGTCGAAGCCCCGTACGAGACGGCCGGCGTCCCGGCGGGTGAGGGCGGCGGCCGCTAGTCCGCCGATCAGCAGGGCAATGGCGGTGGCAGCGAGCGCGTACTGCAGCGAGTTGCCGATGGCCTCGATCGGCGGGACGAGGAAAATGCCGCCCTCGTCGCTGGTCAGCGCCTTGTAGTAGCCGAATCCGGGGGCGTCGAGGGACCGTTCGACCAGCACGGCCAGCGGCAGCACCAGCAGGACGGCGATGGTGACGAGGACACCGGCGAGCAGTGCCCACTGCCCGGCGCCGCGCGGCCGTCGTGCCGTCACGGACGCGTCGACCAGGCGCAGGGCGGTCTCCCGCCGCCGTACCGTCCACGCGTGGACGGCGAGGATCGCGCCGACCGCCACGAACTGGACGAGGGTGAGGACGGCGGCCGTCGAGAGGTCGAAGATCTCCGAGGTCTGCCGGTAGATCTCGACTTCGAGCGTCGAGAAGGTGGGGCCGCCGAGGATCTGCACCACGCCGAACGAGGTGAAGGTGAAGAGGAAGACCATGAGCGCGGCGGCCGCGACCGCCGGCCCGAGCGCCGGAAGCGTCACCCGGCGCCAGGCGGCGAACCGTGAGGCGCCGAGCACCCGCGCGGCCTCCTCCTGACGCGGATCGAGCTGCGACCAGAGGCCGCCGACCGTGCGGACGACGACGGCGTAGTTGAAGAAGACGTGCGCGAGCAGGATCGCCCACACGGTCGTGTCGAGCCGTACGCCCCACAGCTCGTCCAGAAGCCCACCGCGGCCGAGCAGCGCCAGGAACGCCGTGCCGACGACCACGGTCGGCAGCACGAACGGCACGGTGACTACGGCCCGCAGGACCTGCTTGCCCCTGAAATCGAAGCGTGCGAACACGTACGCGCCGGGGAGCGCGATCAGCAGCGTGAGCGCGGTCGAGGCGAGCGCCTGCCAGGTCGTGAACCACAGGACGTGCCGGATGTCGGACTGCGCGAGCACATCGCCGATCCGCCCGAACCGCCAGACCCCGTCGATCCTGAGCCCACGGGCCGTGATCGCCGCGACCGGGTAGGCGAAGAAGAGCCCGAAGAACGCGACGGGCACGGCCATGAGAGCGAGCCGCGCCGCACTCCCCGTACGCGGGCGCGTGCGGGGGCGCGGACGGAGACGCGGACGCCGGCTCGCGGGCGGCTCCGCCTCGGCGCGAGGCTCTACTTCAGTACGAGCGAGGTCCATGACTTGACCCACTCGTCACGGTTGTCGGCGATCTTGGCGGGTTCGAGGGTCTCGGGGTTCTCGGCCTGCGGACCGAATTTCCGGAACTCCCGGGGCACCTCGGCGACCTCACGGACCGGGTACACGAACATGTTGAGCGGCATGTCGTCCTGGAACTTCTTGGTGATCAGGAAGTCGATGAGCGCCTTGCCGCCCTTGGTGTTCTTCGCGTTGCTGAGCAGGCCCGCGTACTCGACCTGGCGGAAGCAGGTGCCGTCCGCGACGCCGGTCGGCGCGGTCTTCGGCTTCGGGTCGGCGTAGATGACCTCGGCGGGCGGCGACGAGGCGTACGAGACGACGAGCGGCCGGTCGCCCTTGGCCTCCTTGCCGCCGGCGGACCCGGAGAACTCCACGTTGTAGGCCTGCTCCCAGCCGTCGACCACCTTCACGCCGTTGGCCTTGAGCTTCTTCCAGTAGTCCTGCCAGCCGTCGTCCCCGTACTTGGCGGCCGTCCCGAGCAGGAAGCCGAGGCCGGGCGAGGACGTCGAGGCGTTCTCGGTGACCAGCAGGTTCTTGTACTCGGGCTTGATCAGGTCGTCGAAGGACGTCGGCGGGGCCAGCTTGTGCTTGCTGAAGTAGGCCTTGTCGTAGTTGACGCAGATGTCACCGGAGTCGATGGGCGTGACGCGGTGCTTGTCCTGGTCGACCCGGTACTGCGGCAGGATCAGGTCCGAGCCCTTGGCCTGGTACGACTGGAACAGCCCGTTGTCGAGCGCCCGCGACAGCAGCGTGTTGTCGACGCCGAAGAAGACGTCGCCCTGCGGGTTGTCCTTGGTGAGGATGGCCTTGTTGACGGCCGTACCGGCGTCGCCGTCCTTGAGGACCTTCACCTTGTAGCCGGACGCCTTCTCGAAGTCCTTCAGTACGGCCTTGGTGTAGGCGAAGGAGTCATGGCTGACGAGGGTGACGGTCTTGGACCCGGAGCCTTCGTCGCCGGAGTCGGACGACCCGCACGCGGCGAGCGTGACGAGGCCGAGCCCGGTGACCGCGACCACGGCCGTGAACTTCCTGGTGGTGGTGCTCACTGAATTCCTCCTGGGGGTGACCAGGAAGAGACGCGGCCCTGCCCGGGACCTCGGTCGGATCCCGGGCAGGGCGCAACAGCTTGAGTAGTGACCGAACTTCCTACCCAGAATGACCTGGGCAAGGTTCAGAGGGTCTGCGGGCTGTCCCGCACTCTCAGCGCTGTGGCGCTCCCCTGTCGGAATATGAAGATGTACGTACGTCCGTCAGACTACCGCTCGGTGGCCGCGAGCTGCCCGCAGGCCCCGTCGATCTCCTGGCCACGGGTGTCCCGGACGGTGACGGGCACACCATGGGCGGCGATCGCCTCGACGAACGCCTTCTCGTCCTCGGGCCGCGAGGCAGTCCACTTGGAGCCGGGTGTCGGGTTCAGCGGAATCAGGTTCACGTGCACCGGCTTGCCCTTGAGCAGCCGCCCGAGCCGGTCACCGCGCCACGCCTGGTCGTTGATGTCCCGGATGAGCGCGTACTCGATGGAGAGCCGACGCCCCGACTTCGCCGCGTACTCCCACCCGGCGTCCAGCACTTCCCGAACCTTCCACCGCGTGTTCACGGGCACGAGCGTGTCACGCAGCTCGTCGTCCGGTGCGTGCAGGGAGATGGCGAGACGGCACTTGAAGCCCTCGTCGGCGAACCGGTTGATGGCGGGGACGAGACCGACCGTGGAGACGGTGATCCCCCGCTGCGACAGCCCGAGCCCGTCCGGCTCGGGGTCGGTGAGGGCCCGGATGGACTGGACGACCCGCTTGTAGTTGGCCAGCGGCTCGCCCATGCCCATGAAGACGATGTTGCTGAGCCGAGCCGGCCCACCGGGAATCTCGCCGTCCCGCAGCGCCCGCATCCCGTCCACGATCTGGTGCACGATCTCGGCGCTGGACAGATTCCGGTCGAGACCGGCCTGCCCGGTCGCACAGAACGGGCAGTTCATCCCGCAGCCCGCCTGCGAGCTGATGCACATGGTGACCCGGTCCGGGTACCGCATCAGCACGGACTCGACGAGCGTGCCGTCGAAGAGCCGCCAGAGGGTCTTGCGGGTGGTGTTCTCATCCGTGGAGAGATGCCGCACGACCGTCATCAGCTCGGGCAGCAGCGCTTCCTGCAGCTTGGCGCGCGATCCCGCGGGGATGTCTGTCCACTGCTCCGGGTCGTGCGCGTACCGCGCGAAGTAGTGCTGCGAGAGCTGCTTGGCACGAAACGGCTTCTCACCGATCGCGGCAACCGCCTCTTTACGCTCGGCAGGCGTGAGATCAGCAAGGTGCCGCGGCGGCTTCTTGGCTCCGCGGGGGGCAACGAAAGTGAGTTCTCCGGGCTTAGGCATGGCTGTACCAGTGTCGCAGATCGATTCGTGTGACTTGTGCCCCCGGCAGTCTCAGCCGCGGGGCCGCGCGTCCAGGAACCGGTGGACCGATTCCGTCATGCTCGCCACGAACGAGTCACGGGTCCGGTCGGAGACCAGTTCCAGGGACAGGTACGGGTTGAGGTCCTCCAGCTCTACGAGGAGTAGCTCGCCTTCCTGGGTGCGGCAGGCGTCCACGCGCTGGATGCCGTGGTCGAGGGTGTTCCAGTCGATGAAGGGCCGGGCGAAGACCAGGTCGGCGTCGGTGGGCTCGTAGGGCTCAAGGACCCAGCGCCGCTCGGGATCGGGGGCGTGAAGGGCGTACTGGAAGGCGTCGTCGACGTAGTAGAAGGACACCTCGTAGCGGAAGTCGATGCGCGGCTGGACCAGGATGTCACCGTAGGCCAGGTCGCTCAGCTGCTCTCGGGGCAAGAAGGTCAGGCCGATGGAGTCCGCGCCCGCTTTCGGCTTGACCGCGTACTGGCCGGCCTCGGGCAGCAGGTGCAGGTCCTCGGGCCGGTCGATGGTGGGGATGACCGGGTATCCGGCGGCGGTCAGGTCCAGCAGGTACTGCTTGCCGGCCATGTCGCCCCGGCCGGACAGCGGGTTGTAGACCCGGATGCCGCCGGCCGTCGCCCGCTCCCGGAAGGCGTCGTACTCCTTCTGGTAGTGCAGCACTGGCCCGCTGTTGCGGACCACGACCACATCGAAGGCGTCCATCAGCGCGGCGGCATCCAGCGGGTGGCACAGGGCGACGTCGAAGGCGTCACGCAGTCGGGAGGTCAGGAAGATGTCCTCGTCGCAGTAGCGCCGCCCCCGCGCCTGGTAGGCGAGATCGGTCACGTACAGAGCCCTACGGCGGTCCGGCATCGCACATCTCCTTGAGCGGTGCGACAAACCTACCCATCCCGCAGGCCACAGCCTCGGGCAGGCGGGTGGCCGTGGGCTGCCGACGGGCCCAAGTCCGATGCCGCAGGACGTCGGGCACTGTCCCAACGGTCACACGTGGACCTACAATCGAACTCGTGTACGAATATGTGTCTCGCCCGGATCATCGGCGCAGCGACCGCGATCGGCTGGTCCGGCGGCTGCGCCGCACCGACGACACCAGCGCCGCCGCCCCCACCTCCGCCACCCCCACGCCCGACACCGATACAGACACCGCCCGCGGTGCACTGTGAACCGCGGACAGTCGCCACCCGAAGGCGAGAGCACCGCGCCCATCGTCGTGCACCGCGCGGCGGGCACCAGCGGCCGCCGGGTGTCGATCCGCGCCCGGGTCGCCGGCCTCGCGCACAGCGACGCCGATCTGATCGAGTTCCTGCGCCGCGCGGGCCTCCCGGACGCGTGGGAGCTCCTGGACGATCCGCACTGGGTGGACTGGCAGGACGGCCGACCGCACGAATACGGCACGGACTGACAGCTACGGCACGGCCCGACAGCGGCCCGGACACGCGTCAGGGGCTCGCCGTCCAGTTGGACGACGAGCCCCTCGTACCGCGAAAACCGCAGACCGCAGACCGCAGACCGCAGACCCTGAGCCCCGGTGTCAGCTCCCGACGAACAGCACCAGCAGCAGCCACACCACCGGAGCCGTAGGCAGCAACGAGTCCAGGCGGTCCATGATGCCGCCGTGACCCGGCAGCAAGGTGCCCATGTCCTTGATGCCCAGGTCGCGCTTGATCATCGACTCGCCGAGGTCGCCGAGCGTGGCGCTGGCCGCGACCGCGAGGCCGACGATCAGGCCTTGCCACCAGGTGCCGTCGTCGATGAGGAACTGCATGCACAGCGCGCCCCCCACCATGGCGAAGGCCAGCGCGCCCAGCAGGCCCTCGCGGGTCTTGCCGGGGCTGATGCGCGGGGCGAGCTTGTGCTTGCCGAAGCGCCAGCCGACGGCGTACGCGCCCGTGTCGCTGACCACGGCCAGCAGCAGGAACGTGAGCACCCGCCGCGCACCGTCGTCCGCGGTGAGCATCATCGCCACGAACGTGGCGAGGAACGGGATGTAGAAGGCCGCGAAGACCCCCGCGGTGACGTCCTTGAGGTATCCCTCGGGCGGTTCGGTCATCCGCCAGACCAGGACCGCGAGCGCGGTGAGCGCCATCGCCACCCAGGCACCCTCGGCACCCCGGACGTATCCGGCGACGACCATCGCGGCACCGCCGATCGCCAGCGGCACGAGCGGCGCCTTGATGCCCTTCTGTTCCGCGAGCCGCGACGTGAGTTCCCACAGGCCGACCACGACGGCGATCGCTATCACCCCGACGAAGGCGGCCTTGACGACGAACAGCGACGCGACGATCACCGCACCGAGCGCGACCCCGACCCCTATGGCAGCGCCCAGGTCGCGGCCCGCGCTCTTCTTCGGCGGCGCGGGTGCGGGCTGTGCGGCGCTGGACATGGGCTCCTGCGGATTCTGCGACCGATGGGACGGCCCCTGAGAGGACGGATCCTGGTGCGGCGGCGTCCGAGGCGTCTCGTCGCGGAACAGGGGGCCGCCCGTCCGAGCAGCCCCTCGGTCGTCATCCTGGTCTCCGCCATGCGCGGGTACGTCGGGCACGATGGGCATGGGGCGAGTCTGCTGCGCGTTGTGCGCATCGTAGGCGGGACCCGCCGGGGCAGCCCCCTGGACAGGCCCCTGGTCGGACGGCCCCCAGTACCCGGCTTGTGGCGGCGCCCCCCAGGAAGAGTCGTTCATCAGACCTCGAGCAGCTCTGCTTCCTTGTGCTTGAGCAGCTCGTCCACCTGAGCGACGTACTTCGCGGTGGTGTCGTCGAGCTCCTTCTCCGCACGGCGGCCCTCGTCCTCGCCGACCTCGCCGTCCTTGATCATCTTGTCGATGCCGTCCTTGGCCTTGCGGCGCACGGAGCGGATCGAGATCTTGGAGTCCTCGGCCTTGGTGCGGGCGACCTTGATGTAGTCCTTGCGGCGCTCCTCCGTCAGCTCGGGGAACACCACCCGGATGATATTGCCGTCGTTGCTCGGGTTGACGCCGAGGTCGGAGTCACGGATCGCCTGCTCGATGTTGCGCAGCGCGCTCTTGTCGAACGGGGTCACCACGGCCATGCGCGGCTCGGGCACCGAGAACGAGGCCAGTTGGTTGATCGGCGTCAGCGCGCCGTAGTAGTCCGCCACGATCTTGTTGAACATCGCCGGGTGCGCACGGCCGGTGCGGATCGCGGCGAAGTCCTCCTTGGCGACCACGACGGCCTTCTCCATCTTCTCCTCGGCCTCGAGGAGGGTCTCTTCGATCACCACTTGCTCCTGCGTGTCTTGAGTAGGCCCGGCTGCGGTTCCTTGGCGGGTAGGCGGCCGGCTGCGTCGCGTCTTATTCCTGCACGGTTCCCGACCGGCAGGACATTGTCCATCCCCCGGTCAGGCCCGACTGCCCTGGTCACCCACAAGCGTGCCGATCTTCTCACCCTTGACGGCCCGCGCGATATTGCCCTCGGCCAGAAGCTCGAAGACGAGGATCGGGAGCTTGTTGTCGCGGCACAGGGTGATCGCGGTCATGTCGGCGACCTTGAGGTCGCGGGTGATGACCTCGCCGTAGCTGAGCGAGTCGAACTTGACCGCTTCGGGGTTGGTCTTCGGGTCGGAGTCGTAGACCCCGTCCACACCGTTCTTGCCCATCAGCAGGGCCTCGGCGTCGATCTCCAGGGCGCGCTGGGCGGCGGTGGTGTCGGTGGAGAAGTACGGCATGCCCATGCCCGCGCCGAAGATGACCACACGGCCCTTCTCCAGGTGCCGCACGGCCCGCAGCGGGATGTACGGCTCGGCGACCTGCCCCATGGTGATGGCGGTCTGCACGCGTGAGTCGATGCCCTCCTTCTCCAGGAAGTCCTGAAGGGCCAGGCAGTTCATGACGGTGCCGAGCATGCCCATGTAGTCGGAGCGGGCCCGGTCCATGCCGCGCTGCTGGAGTTCGGCGCCGCGGAAGAAGTTGCCGCCGCCGATGACGACGGCGATCTGGGCACCGCCGCGGACCACCGCGGCGATCTCCCGGGCCATTTTGTGCACCACGTCGGGGTCGACGCCGAGTGCCCCGCCACCGGCGAAAGCCTCGCCGGAAAGCTTCAGCAGGAAGCGGCCGGCGCCCTTGCCGGTGTCGCTCTTTTCGTCCTTGTCGGCCTTGGTGGTGGTCATGGAGATCTCGCCTCTTCTACGT contains:
- a CDS encoding LAETG motif-containing sortase-dependent surface protein, with product MRILGVASASAALTLGLAGNALACNISEFSAVAKCDGAKGVISVTDKDPTGVAATVTVFLESNGADEKLVGTQEVKGSREGVTIDFSEDWKPNAEYRIHVKAGKQVDEDIKPNLVTPSEACKSKEPSTPSATPSPSDEPSSPVTAKPESPAPSESESTPPASAGGSTPSPAGGDSNLAETGSSSNTGAIAGIAAALVAAGAGVMFALRRRGATNGR
- the rlmN gene encoding 23S rRNA (adenine(2503)-C(2))-methyltransferase RlmN, with protein sequence MPKPGELTFVAPRGAKKPPRHLADLTPAERKEAVAAIGEKPFRAKQLSQHYFARYAHDPEQWTDIPAGSRAKLQEALLPELMTVVRHLSTDENTTRKTLWRLFDGTLVESVLMRYPDRVTMCISSQAGCGMNCPFCATGQAGLDRNLSSAEIVHQIVDGMRALRDGEIPGGPARLSNIVFMGMGEPLANYKRVVQSIRALTDPEPDGLGLSQRGITVSTVGLVPAINRFADEGFKCRLAISLHAPDDELRDTLVPVNTRWKVREVLDAGWEYAAKSGRRLSIEYALIRDINDQAWRGDRLGRLLKGKPVHVNLIPLNPTPGSKWTASRPEDEKAFVEAIAAHGVPVTVRDTRGQEIDGACGQLAATER
- a CDS encoding thiamine ABC transporter substrate-binding protein, which encodes MSTTTRKFTAVVAVTGLGLVTLAACGSSDSGDEGSGSKTVTLVSHDSFAYTKAVLKDFEKASGYKVKVLKDGDAGTAVNKAILTKDNPQGDVFFGVDNTLLSRALDNGLFQSYQAKGSDLILPQYRVDQDKHRVTPIDSGDICVNYDKAYFSKHKLAPPTSFDDLIKPEYKNLLVTENASTSSPGLGFLLGTAAKYGDDGWQDYWKKLKANGVKVVDGWEQAYNVEFSGSAGGKEAKGDRPLVVSYASSPPAEVIYADPKPKTAPTGVADGTCFRQVEYAGLLSNAKNTKGGKALIDFLITKKFQDDMPLNMFVYPVREVAEVPREFRKFGPQAENPETLEPAKIADNRDEWVKSWTSLVLK
- a CDS encoding maleylpyruvate isomerase family mycothiol-dependent enzyme — its product is MTQLGHDRYCGEIVGQTALLRSHLAGVDLGATVPTCPDWTLRQLAVHVGEAHRWAEHIVRTRATKSVPIEDVADVGGPEGDDPAALDAWLAEGAEQAAETFRTAGADAAAWSWAWEHTAGFWARRMTHETVVHRADAAIAVGVTYEVAPAFAADAIDEWLQIVRFAQEKYPSDAARELRGVGRSIHLHATDAEPGLDAEWLIEFEDEGIDWRRGHEKATVALRGPLTEVMLAFYRRMAPDGGGLEVLGERELLDFWLERATFG
- a CDS encoding phosphatidate cytidylyltransferase codes for the protein MNDSSWGAPPQAGYWGPSDQGPVQGAAPAGPAYDAHNAQQTRPMPIVPDVPAHGGDQDDDRGAARTGGPLFRDETPRTPPHQDPSSQGPSHRSQNPQEPMSSAAQPAPAPPKKSAGRDLGAAIGVGVALGAVIVASLFVVKAAFVGVIAIAVVVGLWELTSRLAEQKGIKAPLVPLAIGGAAMVVAGYVRGAEGAWVAMALTALAVLVWRMTEPPEGYLKDVTAGVFAAFYIPFLATFVAMMLTADDGARRVLTFLLLAVVSDTGAYAVGWRFGKHKLAPRISPGKTREGLLGALAFAMVGGALCMQFLIDDGTWWQGLIVGLAVAASATLGDLGESMIKRDLGIKDMGTLLPGHGGIMDRLDSLLPTAPVVWLLLVLFVGS
- the pyrH gene encoding UMP kinase, with the protein product MTTTKADKDEKSDTGKGAGRFLLKLSGEAFAGGGALGVDPDVVHKMAREIAAVVRGGAQIAVVIGGGNFFRGAELQQRGMDRARSDYMGMLGTVMNCLALQDFLEKEGIDSRVQTAITMGQVAEPYIPLRAVRHLEKGRVVIFGAGMGMPYFSTDTTAAQRALEIDAEALLMGKNGVDGVYDSDPKTNPEAVKFDSLSYGEVITRDLKVADMTAITLCRDNKLPILVFELLAEGNIARAVKGEKIGTLVGDQGSRA
- a CDS encoding ABC transporter ATP-binding protein; this encodes MRDAKLELVGATVRFGGRAVLDSVGLDVAEHEIVCVLGPSGSGKSTLLRAVAGLQPLDEGRVFLDGRDLHGVPAHKRGVGLMFQDHQLFPQRDVGGNVTFGLRMHGESKDQQAVRVRELLDLVGLPGARERAVASLSGGEQQRVALARALAPRPRLLMLDEPLGQLDRSLRERLVVELRELFGELGTTVLAVTHDQGEAFALADRVVVMRDGRIAQSGTPLEVWQRPADAFVARFLGFENVTAATVSGEAADTPWGKLPVPSDAPQGEADLLVRPGGVRLVPAADGLRCTVAARTFRGTHVAVRLQPEGAPWLEAACALRDAPEAGDEVGVAFDAAEIVVLGGPWGA
- the frr gene encoding ribosome recycling factor: MIEETLLEAEEKMEKAVVVAKEDFAAIRTGRAHPAMFNKIVADYYGALTPINQLASFSVPEPRMAVVTPFDKSALRNIEQAIRDSDLGVNPSNDGNIIRVVFPELTEERRKDYIKVARTKAEDSKISIRSVRRKAKDGIDKMIKDGEVGEDEGRRAEKELDDTTAKYVAQVDELLKHKEAELLEV
- a CDS encoding LOG family protein, producing MQTSPAHAAHHNDREIETLEEFDAVVSSRGTLAGFRVQCVDLTDRTRELLASDATGAVFLGCPMRENAAAKVRADGALVFPPLPGLPFDPYRGHLYRPDELFASLDKGYEETPDALAYAWFQQTKTDGDIYASMLRSVHDDAISDALDELLRGTRVVGVMGGHALGRGTEAYTGAVRLGRALARGGFTVATGGGPGAMEAANLGAYAAPYDDTMLHEACELLAKSPSFVPSVTDWARAAFEVRTRWPKGNTSVGIPTWFYGHEPPNAFASHIAKYFANATREDGLLARSNAGVVFLPGAAGTVQEIFDNATPNYYESRGEPTPMVLVNRAHWTERLPTWPLLQALARDRSMESRIALVDRIEEAPEALIRLAHVNES
- a CDS encoding ABC transporter permease; translation: MDLARTEVEPRAEAEPPASRRPRLRPRPRTRPRTGSAARLALMAVPVAFFGLFFAYPVAAITARGLRIDGVWRFGRIGDVLAQSDIRHVLWFTTWQALASTALTLLIALPGAYVFARFDFRGKQVLRAVVTVPFVLPTVVVGTAFLALLGRGGLLDELWGVRLDTTVWAILLAHVFFNYAVVVRTVGGLWSQLDPRQEEAARVLGASRFAAWRRVTLPALGPAVAAAALMVFLFTFTSFGVVQILGGPTFSTLEVEIYRQTSEIFDLSTAAVLTLVQFVAVGAILAVHAWTVRRRETALRLVDASVTARRPRGAGQWALLAGVLVTIAVLLVLPLAVLVERSLDAPGFGYYKALTSDEGGIFLVPPIEAIGNSLQYALAATAIALLIGGLAAAALTRRDAGRLVRGFDALLMLPLGVSAVTVGFGFLIALDEPPLDLRSTWILVPLAQALVGVPFVVRTMLPVLRAVDGRLREAAAVLGASPWRVWREVDLPMVRRALLIAAGFAFAVSLGEFGATVFIARPDNPTLPVAVARLLGRAGELNYGQAMALSTILMVVCAVALLVLERLRTDRTGEF